The following coding sequences lie in one Girardinichthys multiradiatus isolate DD_20200921_A chromosome 13, DD_fGirMul_XY1, whole genome shotgun sequence genomic window:
- the LOC124879393 gene encoding LOW QUALITY PROTEIN: T-cell ecto-ADP-ribosyltransferase 1-like (The sequence of the model RefSeq protein was modified relative to this genomic sequence to represent the inferred CDS: substituted 1 base at 1 genomic stop codon), with the protein MAEDSVDDMYFGCENKMKQILDQRFSKELQTICVYTDNSLYKEFNQQVRENGTNYGKSFQFHHLHFLLTXALQVIKSSEGCQTTYRCTNVKFIGNVNDRIRLGSFASSSKKVT; encoded by the exons ATGGCTGAAGATTCAGTTGATGACATGTATTTTGGCTGTgagaacaaaatgaaacaaattctCGACCAGAGGTTTTCCAAAGAACTACAGA CCATCTGCGTATACACTGATAATAGTCTGTACAAAGAATTTAATCAACAagtgagagaaaatggcacaaaCTATGGAAAATCATTCCAGTTCCATCATTTACATTTCCTACTGACATAGGCCCTACAGGTCATAAAAAGCTCTGAAGGTTGTCAAACTACCTACAGATGCACCAATGTTAAATTTATTGGCAATGTCAATGACAGAATTCGACTAGGTTCCTTTGCCTCCAGCTCTAAAAAAGTGACCTGA
- the lrrc69 gene encoding leucine-rich repeat-containing protein 69: MAYRSLTIRGAKARALNGKRTSLNLNSKKLNSVPEFVSRFPNLSALLLCNNSITVLPTQLQSLQQLVELNLGNNALKEVPVVLSRLESLRKLYLYSNNIDVVPPDVIGCLRNLVVLNLNHNNIQRLPPEIGRLRKLQHLSVLDNKLEELPDEIGYLTELSEINLTFNELSWLPQQLYQCRELKTLHAARNRLTSLPEGITALSKLRVLDVAGNMLSMFPVGFHLLPLNELYCEGNGLIQCKPVPLLHNTEILSLKELVGRFVLLEDRKKFSLIHLILPLYPDLRNLLASSSCCSVCQGPFLTTWLECVHFISLKKDMNMRSLLTVPVRALLCSYSCFRSDGRSYYGVATK; encoded by the exons ATGGCTTATAGATCTTTAACAATCAGAGGAGCCAAGGCCAGAGCTTTAAATGGCAAAAGAACCTCTTTAAATCTGAATTCGAAGAAACTAAACAGTGTTCCTGAGTTTGTCTCCAGATTCCCAAACCTCTCAGCCCTTCTGTTGTGCAACAACTCCATCACTGTCCTTCCAACCCAACTCCAGTCTCTACAACAA CTGGTAGAGCTGAATTTGGGAAATAATGCCTTGAAAGAGGTTCCTGTAGTTCTCAGCCGACTGGAGTCACTGAGAAAACTGTACCTCTACAGCAACAACATTGATGTTGTGCCACCTGATGTGATAG gttgcttaagaaaccttgtTGTCCTCAATCTCAACCACAACAACATTCAAAGGTTACCACCAGAGATCGGAAG GTTGAGGAAGCTTCAACACCTCAGTGTGTTGGACAACAAGCTGGAGGAGCTTCCTGATGAAATTGGTTATCTTACAGAACTTTCTGAGATCAACCTTACCTTCAACGAGCTGTCATGGCTACCTCAGCAGCTGTACCAATGCAGAGAGCTCAAAACGCTGCATGCAGCCAGAAACAGGCTGACAAGTCTGCCAGAG GGAATAACGGCTCTTTCTAAACTTCGAGTTCTGGATGTGGCTGGGAACATGTTGTCCATGTTTCCTGTTGGG TTCCACCTGCTGCCCCTAAATGAACTGTACTGTGAGGGGAACGGACTGATTCAGTGTAAGCCAGTGCCACTGCTGCATAACACTGAGATCCTTTCACTAAAG GAGCTGGTTGGCAGGTTTGTTTTGCTAGAAGACAGAAAGAAGTTCTCTCTGATCCACCTGATACTTCCACTCTACCCAGACCTGAGGAACCTGTTGGCCAGCAGCAGCTGTTGTTCAGTTTGCCAGGGTCCTTTCCTCACAACGTGGCTGGAGTGCGTGCATTTTATAAGCCTGAAGAAG GACATGAACATGAGGAGTTTGCTCACTGTTCCAGTTCGGGCTCTTCTGTGTTCATACAGctgcttcagatcagatggacGCTCCTACTATGGTGttgcaacaaaataa